In a single window of the Branchiostoma floridae strain S238N-H82 chromosome 2, Bfl_VNyyK, whole genome shotgun sequence genome:
- the LOC118409359 gene encoding myelin expression factor 2-like isoform X1, whose product MSTEEVETPVAENGSSEPKSSSPKPAVKKEKSSGDRDNRSRGGRDRRDRDRDRRYQPYGREGRGGGGGGGRGSRAHGQDPERTVYISNIPYEMKWQDIKDLFRDKVGEVTYVEMFTDMDGKSRGCGIVEFKDKDVAKKAVDNLHKHQINGRNIIVREDSSGELQRRARIKNDQGMPGGDIGGGPMGGMGGGMGNMGGGMGNMGGGMGNMGGGMGNMGGGMGNMGGGMGNMGGGMGNMGGGMGGNSNVDPDLMRRLNNGDISNVVFVANLDYKVTWKKLKDIFKMAGNVLRAEIKTDNEGKSRGHGTVTFEFPLEAAQAISMFNGQKLFDRTMVVRPDSKAPGDMGRDPGPKLPSGLSGIGAGLGPGGQPLNVHQMGSGGGGGGGNMGGGMGSGGMGGGGMGGGMGGGLGGGMGGNMGGGMGNMGGMSDLGGSMGGMGGGMGNMGRDARLSVSTSREDIGRGTGGLGMGDLGGGMGMGGGMGNMGDTMGSMGGGMGSPNMGSGMGGGFGGGMGGGNMGGMGGGMGNPMGGGMGGGGMGGGGGMMGGGMDNNMGRGMGGRNRSCQIFVRNLPWAFTWQMLKEKFKSCGRVMYAEIKTENGKSKGCGTVRFETPEGAQRACDMMNGIKLDGREIDIRIDRSV is encoded by the exons ATGTCTACTGAAGAAGTTGAAACTCCCGTCGCGGAAAATGGCTCATCTGAGCCCAAATCATCCTCTCCAAAGCCAGCAGTTAAAAa GGAGAAGTCGTCGGGTGACAGAGACAACCGTAGTCGAGGAGGCAGGGACAGGAGAGATCGggaccgtgacaggcgctaccAGCCTTATGGTCGAGAAGGGCGCGGTGGTGGTGGCGGTGGAGGGAGAGGGTCGCGTGCGCACGGCCAGGACCCGGAGAGAACTGTCTACATCAGTAACATTCCATATGAGATGAAATGGCAGGACATCAAGGACCTCTTCAGAGATAAGG TCGGAGAGGTGACGTATGTTGAGATGTTCACAGACATGGATGGGAAGTCCAGG GGCTGCGGTATTGTAGAGTTCAAAGACAAAGATGTAGCAAAGAAGGCTGTGGACAACTTACACAAACATCAGATCAATGGCAGAAACATCATTGTCAGAGAA gATAGCAGTGGTGAACTGCAGCGCAGAGCTAGAATCAAGAATGATCAGGGCATGCCAGGGGGAGACATTGGGGGTGGACCCATGGGGGGTATGGGTGGAGGAATGGGCAACATGGGAGGGGGTATGGGCAACATGGGAGGTGGAATGGGCAACATGGGAGGAGGCATGGGCAACATGGGAGGAGGCATGGGTAACATGGGGGGTGGAATGGGCAACATGGGCGGGGGAATGGGCAACATGGGTGGGGGGATGGGTGGCAACTCCAATGTCGACCCTGACCTGATGAGGAGGCTTAACAACGGAGACATCAGCAACGTTGTGTTTGTGGCCAAT CTTGACTACAAGGTCACTTGGAAGAAGTTGAAAGACATCTTCAAGATGGCAGGAAATGTGCTGAGAGCGGAGATCAAGACAGACAATGAGGGCAAGAGCCGAGGCCATGGAACCGTCACGTTCGAGTTCCCACTTGAAGCAGCACAGGCTATCT CCATGTTCAATGGCCAGAAGTTATTTGACAGAACTATGGTTGTCAGACCG GACTCCAAAGCACCAGGCGACATGGGTCGAGACCCTGGACCCAAACTGCCAA GTGGACTGAGTGGAATCGGTGCTGGACTCGGTCCAGGTGGACAGCCACTCAATGTGCACCAGATGggcagtggtggtggtggtggtggaggaAACATGGGAGGAG GAATGGGAAGTGGCGGCATGGGTGGAGGAGGAATGGGTGGAGGCATGGGAGGCGGCCTCGGTGGAGGCATGGGTGGAAATATGGGAG GTGGAATGGGCAACATGGGAGGCATGTCTGACCTTGGTGGCAGCATGG GTGGGATGGGAGGCGGAATGGGAAACATGGGAAGAG ATGCCAGGTTGTCAGTGAGCACGTCTAGGGAGGATATAGGGAGAGGcacag GTGGGCTAGGGATGGGTGACCTTGGAGGTGGCATGGGCATGGGAGGAGGCATGGGCAACATGGGAGATACCATGGGCAGCATGGGGGGAGGCATGGGCAGTCCTAACATGGGCAGCGGCATGGGCGGAGGATTCGGAGGCGGCATGGGAG GAGGAAACATGGGTGGAATGGGCGGAGGCATGGGCAACCCCATGGGTGGTGGTATGGGCGGAGGAG GTATGGGAGGAGGCGGTGGCATGATGGGAGGAGGTATGGACAATAACATGGGCAGAGGGATGGGTGGCCGCAACAGGAGCTGCCAGATCTTTGTCAGAAAC CTCCCATGGGCCTTCACCTGGCAGATGCTGAAGGAGAAATTCAAGAGCTGTG GCCGAGTGATGTATGCGGAGATCAAGACTGAGAATGGAAAATCGAAGGGATGTGGCACTGTCCGCTTTGAGACCCCTGAGGGTGCTCAAAGAGCTTGTG ATATGATGAACGGCATCAAGCTGGACGGGCGTGAGATCGACATTCGCATTGATCGTTCTGTCTAG
- the LOC118409359 gene encoding myelin expression factor 2-like isoform X3 yields MSTEEVETPVAENGSSEPKSSSPKPAVKKEKSSGDRDNRSRGGRDRRDRDRDRRYQPYGREGRGGGGGGGRGSRAHGQDPERTVYISNIPYEMKWQDIKDLFRDKVGEVTYVEMFTDMDGKSRGCGIVEFKDKDVAKKAVDNLHKHQINGRNIIVREDSSGELQRRARIKNDQGMPGGDIGGGPMGGMGGGMGNMGGGMGNMGGGMGNMGGGMGNMGGGMGNMGGGMGNMGGGMGNMGGGMGGNSNVDPDLMRRLNNGDISNVVFVANLDYKVTWKKLKDIFKMAGNVLRAEIKTDNEGKSRGHGTVTFEFPLEAAQAISMFNGQKLFDRTMVVRPDSKAPGDMGRDPGPKLPSGLSGIGAGLGPGGQPLNVHQMGSGGGGGGGNMGGGMGSGGMGGGGMGGGMGGGLGGGMGGNMGGGMGNMGGMSDLGGSMGGMGGGMGNMGRGGLGMGDLGGGMGMGGGMGNMGDTMGSMGGGMGSPNMGSGMGGGFGGGMGGGNMGGMGGGMGNPMGGGMGGGGMGGGGGMMGGGMDNNMGRGMGGRNRSCQIFVRNLPWAFTWQMLKEKFKSCGRVMYAEIKTENGKSKGCGTVRFETPEGAQRACDMMNGIKLDGREIDIRIDRSV; encoded by the exons ATGTCTACTGAAGAAGTTGAAACTCCCGTCGCGGAAAATGGCTCATCTGAGCCCAAATCATCCTCTCCAAAGCCAGCAGTTAAAAa GGAGAAGTCGTCGGGTGACAGAGACAACCGTAGTCGAGGAGGCAGGGACAGGAGAGATCGggaccgtgacaggcgctaccAGCCTTATGGTCGAGAAGGGCGCGGTGGTGGTGGCGGTGGAGGGAGAGGGTCGCGTGCGCACGGCCAGGACCCGGAGAGAACTGTCTACATCAGTAACATTCCATATGAGATGAAATGGCAGGACATCAAGGACCTCTTCAGAGATAAGG TCGGAGAGGTGACGTATGTTGAGATGTTCACAGACATGGATGGGAAGTCCAGG GGCTGCGGTATTGTAGAGTTCAAAGACAAAGATGTAGCAAAGAAGGCTGTGGACAACTTACACAAACATCAGATCAATGGCAGAAACATCATTGTCAGAGAA gATAGCAGTGGTGAACTGCAGCGCAGAGCTAGAATCAAGAATGATCAGGGCATGCCAGGGGGAGACATTGGGGGTGGACCCATGGGGGGTATGGGTGGAGGAATGGGCAACATGGGAGGGGGTATGGGCAACATGGGAGGTGGAATGGGCAACATGGGAGGAGGCATGGGCAACATGGGAGGAGGCATGGGTAACATGGGGGGTGGAATGGGCAACATGGGCGGGGGAATGGGCAACATGGGTGGGGGGATGGGTGGCAACTCCAATGTCGACCCTGACCTGATGAGGAGGCTTAACAACGGAGACATCAGCAACGTTGTGTTTGTGGCCAAT CTTGACTACAAGGTCACTTGGAAGAAGTTGAAAGACATCTTCAAGATGGCAGGAAATGTGCTGAGAGCGGAGATCAAGACAGACAATGAGGGCAAGAGCCGAGGCCATGGAACCGTCACGTTCGAGTTCCCACTTGAAGCAGCACAGGCTATCT CCATGTTCAATGGCCAGAAGTTATTTGACAGAACTATGGTTGTCAGACCG GACTCCAAAGCACCAGGCGACATGGGTCGAGACCCTGGACCCAAACTGCCAA GTGGACTGAGTGGAATCGGTGCTGGACTCGGTCCAGGTGGACAGCCACTCAATGTGCACCAGATGggcagtggtggtggtggtggtggaggaAACATGGGAGGAG GAATGGGAAGTGGCGGCATGGGTGGAGGAGGAATGGGTGGAGGCATGGGAGGCGGCCTCGGTGGAGGCATGGGTGGAAATATGGGAG GTGGAATGGGCAACATGGGAGGCATGTCTGACCTTGGTGGCAGCATGG GTGGGATGGGAGGCGGAATGGGAAACATGGGAAGAG GTGGGCTAGGGATGGGTGACCTTGGAGGTGGCATGGGCATGGGAGGAGGCATGGGCAACATGGGAGATACCATGGGCAGCATGGGGGGAGGCATGGGCAGTCCTAACATGGGCAGCGGCATGGGCGGAGGATTCGGAGGCGGCATGGGAG GAGGAAACATGGGTGGAATGGGCGGAGGCATGGGCAACCCCATGGGTGGTGGTATGGGCGGAGGAG GTATGGGAGGAGGCGGTGGCATGATGGGAGGAGGTATGGACAATAACATGGGCAGAGGGATGGGTGGCCGCAACAGGAGCTGCCAGATCTTTGTCAGAAAC CTCCCATGGGCCTTCACCTGGCAGATGCTGAAGGAGAAATTCAAGAGCTGTG GCCGAGTGATGTATGCGGAGATCAAGACTGAGAATGGAAAATCGAAGGGATGTGGCACTGTCCGCTTTGAGACCCCTGAGGGTGCTCAAAGAGCTTGTG ATATGATGAACGGCATCAAGCTGGACGGGCGTGAGATCGACATTCGCATTGATCGTTCTGTCTAG
- the LOC118409359 gene encoding myelin expression factor 2-like isoform X2: MSTEEVETPVAENGSSEPKSSSPKPAVKKEKSSGDRDNRSRGGRDRRDRDRDRRYQPYGREGRGGGGGGGRGSRAHGQDPERTVYISNIPYEMKWQDIKDLFRDKVGEVTYVEMFTDMDGKSRGCGIVEFKDKDVAKKAVDNLHKHQINGRNIIVREDSSGELQRRARIKNDQGMPGGDIGGGPMGGMGGGMGNMGGGMGNMGGGMGNMGGGMGNMGGGMGNMGGGMGNMGGGMGNMGGGMGGNSNVDPDLMRRLNNGDISNVVFVANLDYKVTWKKLKDIFKMAGNVLRAEIKTDNEGKSRGHGTVTFEFPLEAAQAISMFNGQKLFDRTMVVRPDSKAPGDMGRDPGPKLPSGLSGIGAGLGPGGQPLNVHQMGSGGGGGGGNMGGGMGSGGMGGGGMGGGMGGGLGGGMGGNMGGGMGNMGGMSDLGGSMDARLSVSTSREDIGRGTGGLGMGDLGGGMGMGGGMGNMGDTMGSMGGGMGSPNMGSGMGGGFGGGMGGGNMGGMGGGMGNPMGGGMGGGGMGGGGGMMGGGMDNNMGRGMGGRNRSCQIFVRNLPWAFTWQMLKEKFKSCGRVMYAEIKTENGKSKGCGTVRFETPEGAQRACDMMNGIKLDGREIDIRIDRSV, translated from the exons ATGTCTACTGAAGAAGTTGAAACTCCCGTCGCGGAAAATGGCTCATCTGAGCCCAAATCATCCTCTCCAAAGCCAGCAGTTAAAAa GGAGAAGTCGTCGGGTGACAGAGACAACCGTAGTCGAGGAGGCAGGGACAGGAGAGATCGggaccgtgacaggcgctaccAGCCTTATGGTCGAGAAGGGCGCGGTGGTGGTGGCGGTGGAGGGAGAGGGTCGCGTGCGCACGGCCAGGACCCGGAGAGAACTGTCTACATCAGTAACATTCCATATGAGATGAAATGGCAGGACATCAAGGACCTCTTCAGAGATAAGG TCGGAGAGGTGACGTATGTTGAGATGTTCACAGACATGGATGGGAAGTCCAGG GGCTGCGGTATTGTAGAGTTCAAAGACAAAGATGTAGCAAAGAAGGCTGTGGACAACTTACACAAACATCAGATCAATGGCAGAAACATCATTGTCAGAGAA gATAGCAGTGGTGAACTGCAGCGCAGAGCTAGAATCAAGAATGATCAGGGCATGCCAGGGGGAGACATTGGGGGTGGACCCATGGGGGGTATGGGTGGAGGAATGGGCAACATGGGAGGGGGTATGGGCAACATGGGAGGTGGAATGGGCAACATGGGAGGAGGCATGGGCAACATGGGAGGAGGCATGGGTAACATGGGGGGTGGAATGGGCAACATGGGCGGGGGAATGGGCAACATGGGTGGGGGGATGGGTGGCAACTCCAATGTCGACCCTGACCTGATGAGGAGGCTTAACAACGGAGACATCAGCAACGTTGTGTTTGTGGCCAAT CTTGACTACAAGGTCACTTGGAAGAAGTTGAAAGACATCTTCAAGATGGCAGGAAATGTGCTGAGAGCGGAGATCAAGACAGACAATGAGGGCAAGAGCCGAGGCCATGGAACCGTCACGTTCGAGTTCCCACTTGAAGCAGCACAGGCTATCT CCATGTTCAATGGCCAGAAGTTATTTGACAGAACTATGGTTGTCAGACCG GACTCCAAAGCACCAGGCGACATGGGTCGAGACCCTGGACCCAAACTGCCAA GTGGACTGAGTGGAATCGGTGCTGGACTCGGTCCAGGTGGACAGCCACTCAATGTGCACCAGATGggcagtggtggtggtggtggtggaggaAACATGGGAGGAG GAATGGGAAGTGGCGGCATGGGTGGAGGAGGAATGGGTGGAGGCATGGGAGGCGGCCTCGGTGGAGGCATGGGTGGAAATATGGGAG GTGGAATGGGCAACATGGGAGGCATGTCTGACCTTGGTGGCAGCATGG ATGCCAGGTTGTCAGTGAGCACGTCTAGGGAGGATATAGGGAGAGGcacag GTGGGCTAGGGATGGGTGACCTTGGAGGTGGCATGGGCATGGGAGGAGGCATGGGCAACATGGGAGATACCATGGGCAGCATGGGGGGAGGCATGGGCAGTCCTAACATGGGCAGCGGCATGGGCGGAGGATTCGGAGGCGGCATGGGAG GAGGAAACATGGGTGGAATGGGCGGAGGCATGGGCAACCCCATGGGTGGTGGTATGGGCGGAGGAG GTATGGGAGGAGGCGGTGGCATGATGGGAGGAGGTATGGACAATAACATGGGCAGAGGGATGGGTGGCCGCAACAGGAGCTGCCAGATCTTTGTCAGAAAC CTCCCATGGGCCTTCACCTGGCAGATGCTGAAGGAGAAATTCAAGAGCTGTG GCCGAGTGATGTATGCGGAGATCAAGACTGAGAATGGAAAATCGAAGGGATGTGGCACTGTCCGCTTTGAGACCCCTGAGGGTGCTCAAAGAGCTTGTG ATATGATGAACGGCATCAAGCTGGACGGGCGTGAGATCGACATTCGCATTGATCGTTCTGTCTAG
- the LOC118409359 gene encoding myelin expression factor 2-like isoform X4, translating to MSTEEVETPVAENGSSEPKSSSPKPAVKKEKSSGDRDNRSRGGRDRRDRDRDRRYQPYGREGRGGGGGGGRGSRAHGQDPERTVYISNIPYEMKWQDIKDLFRDKVGEVTYVEMFTDMDGKSRGCGIVEFKDKDVAKKAVDNLHKHQINGRNIIVREDSSGELQRRARIKNDQGMPGGDIGGGPMGGMGGGMGNMGGGMGNMGGGMGNMGGGMGNMGGGMGNMGGGMGNMGGGMGNMGGGMGGNSNVDPDLMRRLNNGDISNVVFVANLDYKVTWKKLKDIFKMAGNVLRAEIKTDNEGKSRGHGTVTFEFPLEAAQAISMFNGQKLFDRTMVVRPDSKAPGDMGRDPGPKLPSGLSGIGAGLGPGGQPLNVHQMGSGGGGGGGNMGGGMGSGGMGGGGMGGGMGGGLGGGMGGNMGGGMGNMGGMSDLGGSMGGLGMGDLGGGMGMGGGMGNMGDTMGSMGGGMGSPNMGSGMGGGFGGGMGGGNMGGMGGGMGNPMGGGMGGGGMGGGGGMMGGGMDNNMGRGMGGRNRSCQIFVRNLPWAFTWQMLKEKFKSCGRVMYAEIKTENGKSKGCGTVRFETPEGAQRACDMMNGIKLDGREIDIRIDRSV from the exons ATGTCTACTGAAGAAGTTGAAACTCCCGTCGCGGAAAATGGCTCATCTGAGCCCAAATCATCCTCTCCAAAGCCAGCAGTTAAAAa GGAGAAGTCGTCGGGTGACAGAGACAACCGTAGTCGAGGAGGCAGGGACAGGAGAGATCGggaccgtgacaggcgctaccAGCCTTATGGTCGAGAAGGGCGCGGTGGTGGTGGCGGTGGAGGGAGAGGGTCGCGTGCGCACGGCCAGGACCCGGAGAGAACTGTCTACATCAGTAACATTCCATATGAGATGAAATGGCAGGACATCAAGGACCTCTTCAGAGATAAGG TCGGAGAGGTGACGTATGTTGAGATGTTCACAGACATGGATGGGAAGTCCAGG GGCTGCGGTATTGTAGAGTTCAAAGACAAAGATGTAGCAAAGAAGGCTGTGGACAACTTACACAAACATCAGATCAATGGCAGAAACATCATTGTCAGAGAA gATAGCAGTGGTGAACTGCAGCGCAGAGCTAGAATCAAGAATGATCAGGGCATGCCAGGGGGAGACATTGGGGGTGGACCCATGGGGGGTATGGGTGGAGGAATGGGCAACATGGGAGGGGGTATGGGCAACATGGGAGGTGGAATGGGCAACATGGGAGGAGGCATGGGCAACATGGGAGGAGGCATGGGTAACATGGGGGGTGGAATGGGCAACATGGGCGGGGGAATGGGCAACATGGGTGGGGGGATGGGTGGCAACTCCAATGTCGACCCTGACCTGATGAGGAGGCTTAACAACGGAGACATCAGCAACGTTGTGTTTGTGGCCAAT CTTGACTACAAGGTCACTTGGAAGAAGTTGAAAGACATCTTCAAGATGGCAGGAAATGTGCTGAGAGCGGAGATCAAGACAGACAATGAGGGCAAGAGCCGAGGCCATGGAACCGTCACGTTCGAGTTCCCACTTGAAGCAGCACAGGCTATCT CCATGTTCAATGGCCAGAAGTTATTTGACAGAACTATGGTTGTCAGACCG GACTCCAAAGCACCAGGCGACATGGGTCGAGACCCTGGACCCAAACTGCCAA GTGGACTGAGTGGAATCGGTGCTGGACTCGGTCCAGGTGGACAGCCACTCAATGTGCACCAGATGggcagtggtggtggtggtggtggaggaAACATGGGAGGAG GAATGGGAAGTGGCGGCATGGGTGGAGGAGGAATGGGTGGAGGCATGGGAGGCGGCCTCGGTGGAGGCATGGGTGGAAATATGGGAG GTGGAATGGGCAACATGGGAGGCATGTCTGACCTTGGTGGCAGCATGG GTGGGCTAGGGATGGGTGACCTTGGAGGTGGCATGGGCATGGGAGGAGGCATGGGCAACATGGGAGATACCATGGGCAGCATGGGGGGAGGCATGGGCAGTCCTAACATGGGCAGCGGCATGGGCGGAGGATTCGGAGGCGGCATGGGAG GAGGAAACATGGGTGGAATGGGCGGAGGCATGGGCAACCCCATGGGTGGTGGTATGGGCGGAGGAG GTATGGGAGGAGGCGGTGGCATGATGGGAGGAGGTATGGACAATAACATGGGCAGAGGGATGGGTGGCCGCAACAGGAGCTGCCAGATCTTTGTCAGAAAC CTCCCATGGGCCTTCACCTGGCAGATGCTGAAGGAGAAATTCAAGAGCTGTG GCCGAGTGATGTATGCGGAGATCAAGACTGAGAATGGAAAATCGAAGGGATGTGGCACTGTCCGCTTTGAGACCCCTGAGGGTGCTCAAAGAGCTTGTG ATATGATGAACGGCATCAAGCTGGACGGGCGTGAGATCGACATTCGCATTGATCGTTCTGTCTAG